The segment ACGTCGGATAGCGCTCATGGTCGCGATGCTGTCGACCATGACTGCCTTCCTCATCGCGCTCACGCCAGGCCAAGCCGGGGCGGCGGACTGCGGTTTGCTCGGCACGTCGTGCGTCGTGGACACGGTGGCACAAACGGCAGGCGGCGCGGTGTCGACCGTCCAGGAGACGGTCGATCAGACGGTGGACGACGTTGTCACCGTCGTCGAGGAGACGGTCGATGAGACGGTGGACCAGGTCGTCGCCGTCGTCGAGGAGACAGTCGACAAGGTCAAGAAGACGCCCGATGAGGTCGTCGACACGGTCGACGACACCGTGGGCAACGTCGCCGACACAGTGGACGCCCTCGACCCGGTCGCGCCTGCACCGCCGGATGGTCACTCCGAGCAAGGAGCGAACCATCCGTCCGGGAGCGGCTCGCGTCCCGACACCGAACCCGCGGTCGTGCGTCCGGACCGACCGAATCGCTCGGCGCCGACCCTGGAAGAGGTCGCCCTCGTCTCCGAAACGTTGCGGGCAAGCGATACGGTCATCGTCACTCCCACCGCTTCGGCCTCGCCGTTCGACCCGCTCGGGCCGTTCGCGAGATCGCTCCCCGAGTTGGCACGTACGCTCGCATTCCCGCTCGTTCTCGTGGGGCTGGTCCTCGGGTTCGTCGCCGTCCAGAACCGCCTCGACAGGAAGGACCCGAAGCTCGCGCTGGCCACGACGACACCGGACGTCCTGACGTTCGAATGAGGGTGGCGGCCAGCGGCGGGCCGAAGGTCGCCGAACGGAGCGAATTCGCATCGCTCGCCGAACGGGTCAACTGGCTGAACGTTCTGCGCGCAGCAACGGCAGTCGCGGTCGTCGGCGTCGCGGCCGCCGCTCCCGAGATCCGCACGGACTCGCTGTCGACGATCGCGGCGGTGACGGGCGGGTACCTCGTGGTGTCGCTGGCGCCGTCTGCTCTCATCGGATCGCGCCGCCGGCTCGCGCTCGTCGTGATCGGTGCAACGCTCCTGGTCGACGGCGCCTACCTCGCGTGGGTCACGTACTCGACCGGTGGCATCCTCAGCCCGCTGCGATTCCTCGCGCTCGCGCACATCGCAGCAGTCACGCTCGCGGGGTCGTATCGCACCGGCTTCAAGGTCGCGGCGTGGCACTCGCTGCTGCTGTTCGTGACGTCGTACGCGCAAAGCACGGGCAGAATCGAGATTCGCGAGACCGCCGTGGCCGCGCTTCCGGGAGAAGAGCACTTCTGGTCGCTGGCGATGCTCGTGGTGGGAGCGAACCTCGCCGTCGCCGTCGCCACCGCTGCATTCTCCTCGATCAACGAGCGTGAGCTCCGCGCGCAGAAGATCGACCTGGACGAGCTGTCGTCGATGGTTCGTCGGATCGACGCGAGCGGCGACGCGACCGTCATCTCCCGAGTCCTGCTCGAGGACCTCTCGCGGGTCTTCGGCTTCACCGGAGGCGCCGTGTTCGGATCCTCGAGTGGGGAGCTCACGCTCCTCGCGTCGCGCGAGGCGAACGAGGCGACGGTCCCGGCACCGTCGGAGGACGAGGTCGTCACGAGGGCGCTCGATGGGGGGAACGTGGTCCTCGTGGGCGCGTTCGACCCCGCCAACGACCCGGTGCTCACGTCGCTCTTCCCGGACGCGCGGAACGTTGCCGTCGTCCCCATGTACCTCTCGGGCGAGTGGCCACTCGGCATCGTGGTCCTCGAGCACGCCGGGGGGAACCGCATCAAGCGATGGGTCGTCCGGCTCGTCGAACAGTACATCTCGCACGCCGCGCTCGCGCTTCGGAACACGTGGCTGTTCAACGAGCTGCAAGCCGAGCTCACGGTGAACGAGACGCTGCGGCGCAAGCTCGTCGCGTACAACGAGACCCTCGAGGCCGAGGTGCAGGAACGCACGAGGGAGCTGAACGAGAGCCTTTCAGATCTCCGGGTCGCCCACGACGAGAAACGAAGGCTCCTCGCGCGGCTGGTGAACGCACAGGAGGAGGAGCGACTCCGGGTCGCGCACGACATCCACGACGCACCGTTGCAGAACATGGCCGCCACCTCGATGCGGCTGCAGCTGTTGCGGAACCGGACGCAGGACGCCGAGTACGCGGCGGCGCTCGACAAGCTCACCGACAACGTTCGCGCGACCATGAAGAGCCTGCGCGGGATGATCTTCGAGCTCAGGCCGACGATTCTCGACGAGGAGGGCGTCGGCGGGGCGATCGTGGAATACCTCGAGTCGGCCGGCGACGGACCGGAGTTCGACGTTGACAACCGGCTCGAACGCGAGCCGCCGCAGGAGCTTCGCGTGATCCTGTACCGGATCACGCAGGAGGCTCTGGCGAACGTCCGCAAACACGCGCAGGCGAGCAAGGTGAGCGTCGTGCTCGAGGAGCAGGACGGCGGCTACCTCGTCAGCGTCGTGGACGACGGCGTTGGGTTCGCCCCGCCGGAGGTCCTGCGCTCCGCGCCGGGGCACCTCGGCCTGTCGGCGATGAGAGAGCGCGCGGAGATGGTCGGAGGGCGCTGCACCGTTCGAAGCGCCCCCGGAAGCGGGACGCGCGTCGAGTTCTGGCTCCCGGCGGCGGAGGTGCCGGCTCCGTCTGAACGACTCGATGAGATCGATTCGTTCGACGTCCTCGAGCCGTCGCAGGCCGAGGCGCTCGAACCATCGAGCATCGACGATCGCCAGCCCGAGAACGTCTGAGCCGACGGCCCACGAGTTCGGCGCAACCTCGGGCGCCGACGCGGGCTTCAGCTAATCGAACGAAACGTCCACCGAGCGTTGGAGGAACGCCTTCAGCCTGTTCGCTTCGGCGAGGACGGCTCTCCGCGTGGCCGCCGTCGGCCGGTTGAACGAACGGACGTCGAGAACGACGCGCGAAGGGGTTCGATCGATCCTCCACGTTGCGATCGCCGTGCCGTCGCGGAGCACGGTGGGGCGGACGAAGCCGCCGCCGGCGTTCACGTCGCGTCGATGCTCGGGCGGGACGGCGAACCCGCGGTCCCGCCATCCCAAGAGGTACTCGTCCAGATCCGGTACCAGCCGCACGTCGCCTGCGGGCGCCTCGACGAGGCGCCGTCGCGGGCTCGTCATCACGCCGAACGGCGTTCGGACATGCGTCGCATGGGGGGCGATCGCTGCCCACGCCTTGCGCGCGTCGCGCAAGCGGAGGCCCGACCACGCCGAGAAGTCGTCGGCGGTGGCAGGCGCGTGCGAGCGCACGTAGCGAAGCGCGAGCTCCCGAAGGGCGTCGTCGTGATCGGTGATACGCCTCGGTGCGCCGATCCAGTCGCGCGCGAGGACGAACGTGCGCTCACCACCGCGATCGGGCCCGAAGGACACGCCTCGTTGCGCCGCGGCCAGCCACACAAGATGCGCGATCGCCTGGCCGTCCGTTCGGATGCGACGTCGACGGAGCCGGGCGGCGATCTCGGCTCTCGTCAGCGGGCCGTCGCGCGACAACATGCGCTCGATCAGGTCGCACGCGCGCTCGACGTCGCCGGGGAGGACACCCTCTTCGCGCAAGCGGCGCAGCGAGCGCCCCACGTGCGGTTCGGTCACGAGCGGAACGAACGTGTGGAAGTCCTCGGCCGTGACGAGATGCAGCGTTCCGCGCATGGCCCACGTGAGGACGATCGAGCGCTCCTCCACGCGAGCGGCCGTGACCGCGTCCTCCGTCAGGCCGTTGGTGCGCGCCGCCAGCGCGAGCCCGGCCGAGCCGAGCTGCTGCGCCTGCACGCCGACCAGATGGGCCACGACGGTTTCGGCGTGCATCCGTCGCGGTCGATGCAGGAGCTGAGAGGCGACGCGGGTACGTCGAACGCGTGTCGACGTGAACGCTCGCTCGGCCGGCACGGCGGCCGAGTCTAGGCCTCGAGGGCGCCTCGCAGGTGACGCAGCTTGTCTGGATTCGCGACGGCGCGCATCGCCTGCACGCGGTCGTCGGCGATGTCGAGCGTGATGGCGACGACCGGCTGGCCGGCAGCATCGAACAGGATCGCGCCCGGCTGGCCGTTGATCGTCGCCAGTCGCATCGCGCTGACACCGACGACGCGCTGCCCTCGCCACCTCGCGGAGAGGATCAG is part of the Actinomycetota bacterium genome and harbors:
- a CDS encoding GAF domain-containing sensor histidine kinase is translated as MRVAASGGPKVAERSEFASLAERVNWLNVLRAATAVAVVGVAAAAPEIRTDSLSTIAAVTGGYLVVSLAPSALIGSRRRLALVVIGATLLVDGAYLAWVTYSTGGILSPLRFLALAHIAAVTLAGSYRTGFKVAAWHSLLLFVTSYAQSTGRIEIRETAVAALPGEEHFWSLAMLVVGANLAVAVATAAFSSINERELRAQKIDLDELSSMVRRIDASGDATVISRVLLEDLSRVFGFTGGAVFGSSSGELTLLASREANEATVPAPSEDEVVTRALDGGNVVLVGAFDPANDPVLTSLFPDARNVAVVPMYLSGEWPLGIVVLEHAGGNRIKRWVVRLVEQYISHAALALRNTWLFNELQAELTVNETLRRKLVAYNETLEAEVQERTRELNESLSDLRVAHDEKRRLLARLVNAQEEERLRVAHDIHDAPLQNMAATSMRLQLLRNRTQDAEYAAALDKLTDNVRATMKSLRGMIFELRPTILDEEGVGGAIVEYLESAGDGPEFDVDNRLEREPPQELRVILYRITQEALANVRKHAQASKVSVVLEEQDGGYLVSVVDDGVGFAPPEVLRSAPGHLGLSAMRERAEMVGGRCTVRSAPGSGTRVEFWLPAAEVPAPSERLDEIDSFDVLEPSQAEALEPSSIDDRQPENV
- a CDS encoding winged helix DNA-binding domain-containing protein, with the translated sequence MPAERAFTSTRVRRTRVASQLLHRPRRMHAETVVAHLVGVQAQQLGSAGLALAARTNGLTEDAVTAARVEERSIVLTWAMRGTLHLVTAEDFHTFVPLVTEPHVGRSLRRLREEGVLPGDVERACDLIERMLSRDGPLTRAEIAARLRRRRIRTDGQAIAHLVWLAAAQRGVSFGPDRGGERTFVLARDWIGAPRRITDHDDALRELALRYVRSHAPATADDFSAWSGLRLRDARKAWAAIAPHATHVRTPFGVMTSPRRRLVEAPAGDVRLVPDLDEYLLGWRDRGFAVPPEHRRDVNAGGGFVRPTVLRDGTAIATWRIDRTPSRVVLDVRSFNRPTAATRRAVLAEANRLKAFLQRSVDVSFD